From one Peredibacter starrii genomic stretch:
- a CDS encoding S8 family serine peptidase — protein sequence MKKTAGLLFTLLLVGCGGPQKHKTEKLNLSEQTKGNTSVVVLGAEITPEFQEEILKAGIKLEGQNIIRLTGAASDLNQLNIPVKDSLDYLLDSEIEVSRDEASKPDADAIYVAKKEFGILDLWKTNPEADGRGVIVGVIDDGISPHQVGFQKTTTGARKFLAKTSQSTFSVYPLVDAEDGFTVEVKEGMTFGGKLDLNQDGTINNWKASVSLDGSRVCLDLNVDDKFDESECKGTFAKTGDYYLLPKKPTLAVMTEVDLVKKTLRVLQPEKDDDSHGEGVASVMAAHNSMGGGNLDGVAPGAQIVDYDLSELTNRPVENEYTLGTFLLAIDWLGSQGAEVANVSYSLFFTNTATQAFMSKALAQIIEKHNIVISFSAGNNGPGLGSLNRRLMYPSSTLVAGAYVPKELDERVWGTTGLPEEGRVVYYSSRGPGAGGAGPTLISPLSSLTHSSPNLGYRAFNGTSSASPALAGAATVLVSAIKQAGMKVNAATVVAALRLSGKRIANEPFVAQGYGLPQIPKALEIYKTLINGQNFQNISLSVNRGGLDGTAAQGIFVRTSQLTDSIETYRVLFTGELSALAPSEATTNLLTPVDIEYTKGIKGPKELWVAVSQSRIAVDVNAEEMLGDANEAFGEIRLYSKADKSLLAVVPVTAVRDLRPRTFLRQSLTVGSQEGARIHLNIPEGVKGVKVRARVVEGESSFLNLGTFTPDYIRAEQIAFTREFVMATPKPGHYQVTMLMNGGTERSATVEFEMEEINLKLNTDIAAAEGGRINISNLAQSSLQGELVLVREVTPIKSQIFNNKKDIPEITMNVAKGNYAVDLLPTAQYDMSYFYANCSIMVQNDKGEFEATDKATYKNDTDKEATLKFRCVPFDLGIAANDNLFWKLQISTIEEEAKVRFDLGGRLKKDFVLPKLGPGIYRVEYSTVFEAKRISLGKIEVI from the coding sequence ATGAAAAAGACTGCTGGACTACTTTTTACTCTTTTACTTGTTGGTTGTGGTGGCCCTCAAAAGCACAAAACAGAAAAGTTAAACCTATCTGAGCAAACCAAAGGCAACACTTCAGTTGTTGTTCTTGGTGCTGAAATCACCCCTGAATTTCAGGAAGAGATTCTCAAGGCCGGTATTAAGCTTGAAGGTCAAAATATTATCCGTCTGACTGGTGCAGCTTCAGACCTTAATCAATTAAATATCCCGGTTAAAGATAGTCTTGATTACCTACTCGATTCAGAAATCGAAGTATCTCGTGATGAAGCTAGTAAACCAGATGCTGATGCCATTTACGTAGCTAAAAAAGAATTCGGTATCCTGGATCTTTGGAAAACAAATCCTGAGGCCGATGGCCGTGGTGTTATCGTTGGTGTGATTGATGATGGTATCTCTCCTCATCAGGTGGGCTTCCAGAAAACAACTACTGGTGCTCGTAAGTTTCTTGCTAAAACATCTCAATCGACATTCTCAGTTTACCCATTGGTTGATGCTGAAGATGGCTTCACTGTTGAAGTAAAAGAAGGCATGACTTTCGGTGGTAAGCTGGATCTGAACCAAGATGGAACAATCAACAATTGGAAGGCCTCAGTTTCTCTTGATGGCTCTCGCGTTTGTCTTGATTTAAACGTTGATGACAAATTTGACGAGTCTGAATGTAAAGGTACGTTCGCCAAGACTGGTGACTACTACCTGCTTCCAAAGAAACCAACTCTTGCTGTTATGACAGAAGTAGATCTGGTTAAGAAAACTCTTCGCGTGCTTCAGCCAGAAAAAGACGATGACTCTCACGGTGAAGGTGTGGCGAGTGTTATGGCCGCTCACAATTCAATGGGTGGTGGAAACCTTGATGGTGTTGCCCCTGGTGCACAAATCGTAGACTACGATCTCTCTGAACTTACAAATAGGCCAGTTGAAAACGAATACACGCTGGGAACATTCCTTCTGGCGATTGACTGGTTAGGTTCTCAAGGTGCAGAAGTAGCAAACGTTAGTTATTCACTGTTCTTCACAAACACTGCCACTCAAGCATTTATGAGCAAGGCCCTTGCTCAAATCATCGAGAAGCACAATATCGTGATCAGCTTCTCTGCGGGCAACAATGGTCCGGGTCTAGGATCACTTAACCGTCGTCTGATGTACCCTTCTTCAACTCTTGTTGCCGGTGCCTACGTTCCAAAAGAACTAGATGAAAGAGTATGGGGAACAACTGGACTTCCTGAAGAAGGTCGCGTGGTTTATTACTCAAGCCGCGGTCCAGGTGCGGGTGGTGCTGGTCCAACACTTATTTCTCCACTTTCTAGCTTAACTCACTCTTCTCCAAATCTTGGTTACCGTGCTTTCAACGGAACAAGCTCTGCTTCACCGGCCCTGGCGGGAGCTGCGACAGTTCTGGTTTCGGCCATTAAGCAAGCTGGTATGAAGGTAAATGCAGCAACTGTTGTTGCGGCCCTTCGTCTTTCAGGTAAAAGAATCGCCAATGAACCATTCGTTGCTCAAGGTTATGGTCTGCCACAGATTCCAAAGGCGCTTGAAATTTATAAGACTCTTATCAATGGTCAGAATTTTCAGAATATTTCTCTCAGTGTGAACCGTGGTGGTCTAGACGGAACCGCCGCTCAAGGGATCTTCGTTAGAACTTCTCAATTAACAGATTCAATTGAAACTTACCGTGTGCTATTCACAGGTGAGCTTTCAGCTCTTGCTCCATCTGAAGCAACTACAAATCTTCTTACGCCAGTTGATATCGAGTACACTAAAGGCATCAAAGGTCCAAAAGAACTTTGGGTCGCTGTTTCTCAAAGTCGAATCGCAGTTGATGTGAACGCAGAAGAGATGCTGGGTGACGCGAATGAAGCTTTCGGTGAAATCCGTCTTTACTCTAAAGCGGACAAATCACTTCTCGCAGTGGTTCCAGTGACTGCGGTACGTGATCTTCGTCCTCGTACATTCCTTCGCCAGAGTCTGACTGTAGGTTCTCAGGAAGGAGCTCGTATTCACCTGAACATCCCAGAAGGTGTTAAAGGGGTAAAAGTAAGAGCGCGTGTGGTTGAAGGCGAATCAAGCTTCCTGAATCTTGGAACATTCACTCCAGACTATATTCGTGCCGAACAAATTGCTTTCACTCGTGAATTTGTCATGGCGACTCCTAAGCCAGGTCACTACCAGGTAACAATGCTTATGAACGGCGGAACTGAGCGTTCAGCAACAGTTGAGTTTGAGATGGAAGAAATTAATCTTAAACTAAACACGGATATCGCCGCTGCTGAAGGTGGAAGAATCAATATCAGTAACCTTGCTCAATCTTCACTTCAAGGTGAACTGGTCCTGGTTCGTGAAGTAACTCCGATTAAGTCTCAGATCTTCAACAATAAAAAAGACATCCCTGAAATCACGATGAATGTGGCCAAGGGTAACTATGCTGTGGATCTACTTCCAACTGCTCAATACGATATGAGCTACTTCTACGCTAACTGTAGCATCATGGTTCAGAACGATAAGGGCGAGTTCGAAGCAACTGATAAAGCGACTTACAAAAACGATACAGATAAAGAGGCCACTCTGAAGTTCCGTTGTGTGCCTTTCGACCTGGGCATTGCCGCTAACGATAATCTCTTCTGGAAACTTCAAATCTCTACGATTGAAGAAGAAGCGAAAGTAAGATTTGATCTGGGTGGACGTCTTAAGAAGGACTTTGTTCTTCCTAAGTTAGGGCCAGGCATCTACCGTGTCGAATACTCAACGGTGTTTGAGGCAAAACGCATCTCTCTTGGTAAAATTGAAGTCATCTAA
- the ftsH gene encoding ATP-dependent zinc metalloprotease FtsH, with product METENNKRFVFSYYHIFLGILAFLIVRSCLEGSQMQRISYSEFKQHLERGDIKNVTLRGDSATGEFVKPIKGRVGYQTNIVPQDIANQLDKYKVSYESLGSSSFMGSFILFFLPTILFIGFWYYILKRGLKGMGGGGSFMSIGKSKAKIYVETDTKTTFKDVAGADEALDELREVIDFLKNADKVKSLGGKMPKGILLVGSPGTGKTLIAKAIAGEAGVPFFSTNGAEFVEMFVGVGAARVRDLFEQAKKTAPCIIFIDELDALGKTRHSNIMGGNDEKEQTLNQLLVEMDGFDTQGGIIILAATNRPEMIDPALLRAGRFDRQVVVDRPDRKGREDILKIHSKKVKMEPDVNLDSIAGLTPGFTGADLANLVNEAALIATRENATAINMNHFTLAFERSIAGIEKKNKILNAKEKEIVAFHEMGHTLVGYWMSHDDKIHKVSIIPHGIGSMGYTIQRPTEDRYLMTKEDLENKMAVLMGGRAAEMLIFGKLSTGASDDLGKATNIAREMVMRFGMTEELGFVTYEEAASPFLDVKDGFSRISYADDTAKEIDECVKRIVMNSYLRAYEFLRNHRELLESAASSLMLHETLSEEELKEFFRVLDDERAPHSPENETHVH from the coding sequence ATGGAAACTGAGAACAACAAGCGTTTCGTATTCAGTTATTACCACATCTTTCTAGGCATTCTAGCTTTCTTAATCGTAAGAAGTTGCCTGGAAGGCTCGCAGATGCAGCGAATTTCCTATAGCGAATTTAAACAGCATCTGGAGCGAGGTGACATCAAAAACGTCACTCTCCGGGGAGATAGTGCCACCGGTGAATTTGTAAAACCCATCAAAGGCAGAGTTGGTTATCAAACTAATATTGTCCCTCAGGATATCGCCAATCAATTAGATAAATATAAAGTGAGTTATGAAAGTTTAGGATCTTCTTCCTTCATGGGAAGTTTCATTCTTTTCTTTTTACCCACCATACTCTTCATTGGTTTTTGGTACTACATCCTGAAACGGGGACTTAAAGGTATGGGGGGCGGTGGCTCTTTCATGTCCATTGGAAAAAGTAAGGCAAAAATTTACGTCGAGACCGATACCAAAACCACATTCAAAGATGTGGCGGGTGCTGATGAGGCATTGGATGAACTCAGAGAAGTCATCGATTTCTTAAAAAACGCAGACAAAGTCAAAAGTCTTGGCGGAAAAATGCCTAAGGGAATTCTTCTTGTTGGTTCTCCAGGAACAGGGAAAACACTTATCGCAAAGGCCATCGCCGGAGAAGCAGGTGTTCCCTTCTTCTCTACGAACGGTGCTGAATTTGTAGAGATGTTTGTTGGTGTTGGGGCGGCCCGAGTAAGAGACCTTTTTGAACAAGCGAAGAAAACCGCGCCTTGTATCATCTTCATTGATGAGCTTGATGCTCTCGGAAAAACTCGTCACTCTAACATCATGGGTGGTAACGACGAAAAAGAACAAACACTGAACCAACTTTTAGTTGAGATGGACGGATTTGATACCCAAGGTGGAATCATTATTCTCGCGGCCACCAACCGTCCTGAAATGATTGATCCAGCATTACTGCGTGCCGGTCGTTTTGATCGTCAGGTGGTGGTGGACCGTCCTGATCGCAAAGGACGAGAAGACATCCTTAAAATTCATTCTAAGAAAGTAAAAATGGAACCGGATGTGAATCTTGATTCCATCGCAGGTCTTACTCCGGGATTTACTGGTGCGGATCTCGCGAACCTCGTGAACGAAGCGGCCCTCATAGCAACAAGAGAAAATGCCACCGCCATCAACATGAATCACTTCACTCTCGCTTTCGAGCGCTCCATTGCCGGAATTGAAAAGAAAAATAAAATTCTTAATGCCAAAGAAAAAGAGATCGTGGCCTTTCATGAAATGGGTCATACCCTCGTGGGTTATTGGATGAGTCACGATGATAAGATCCACAAGGTATCAATTATCCCGCATGGAATTGGTTCAATGGGTTACACCATTCAAAGACCAACTGAAGACCGCTACCTCATGACGAAAGAAGATCTCGAAAATAAAATGGCGGTCCTCATGGGTGGTCGAGCTGCTGAGATGCTTATCTTCGGTAAACTCAGCACTGGTGCCTCGGATGATTTAGGCAAGGCCACTAACATTGCCCGTGAAATGGTCATGAGATTTGGTATGACTGAAGAGCTGGGCTTTGTGACCTATGAAGAAGCGGCCTCACCTTTCCTGGATGTGAAAGATGGCTTCTCTCGCATTAGTTATGCTGATGATACCGCTAAAGAAATTGATGAATGCGTGAAACGAATTGTTATGAACTCCTATCTTCGGGCCTATGAATTCCTACGCAATCACCGGGAACTTCTGGAGTCCGCCGCCTCATCCCTTATGCTCCATGAGACCCTTTCTGAGGAAGAGCTGAAAGAGTTTTTCCGGGTCCTGGACGATGAACGGGCCCCTCATTCACCCGAAAATGAGACCCACGTTCACTAA
- a CDS encoding PKD domain-containing protein, translating to MRTSILLLIFTMLLTSCQKSDGPIEEINIIDLVTSSIFAGQDKTILTSKTTLAAEATDIQASSYKWTKISGGPAKIERPHALTTKITGLRPGKYVFRITKKEEGMTLTDEVSITVQSRS from the coding sequence ATGAGAACATCCATCCTTCTCCTCATATTCACTATGCTTCTGACCTCGTGCCAGAAATCCGATGGTCCGATTGAAGAGATCAACATCATTGATCTTGTGACCAGTTCAATATTCGCGGGCCAGGATAAAACCATTTTGACTTCTAAGACGACATTGGCGGCAGAGGCCACAGATATTCAAGCTTCGAGTTATAAGTGGACCAAGATCTCTGGAGGTCCTGCGAAGATTGAAAGGCCACATGCTCTCACAACAAAAATTACTGGGCTTCGTCCCGGCAAATATGTGTTCCGAATTACAAAAAAAGAAGAAGGCATGACTCTAACTGATGAAGTTTCCATCACCGTGCAAAGCAGAAGTTAA
- a CDS encoding serine hydrolase domain-containing protein gives MRILFLLLLLISCGKSSSGSSTSSSLPLLIEFQLPGLGRMTIRNGVTQELSTLGVRKYGDPSPLLPTDKFHLGSCTKAMTATLAAILIEEGKLNWTSPLKELLPEFNLHASFQNMTYETLLVHRAGLSRVKDDSLFRMIQSPSYTSTSARELITRSVLEIAPVTTPGSRYDYNNTSYIIAAYILEKLTGESWETLMREKLFNPLDMKSCGFGPTSPENTWAHKGLTPIHIDNPEGYGPAARVHCSLPDWGKFLQQHVDGFNGSDGIVHASTFLKLHTRAGSDPYTYGGWLRYERSWANGPALTHDGSNTVNYAKVWLAPKLKLIMATTTNTGGAEAQKATESVISDMINGMLASTLL, from the coding sequence ATGCGCATTCTCTTCCTCCTTTTGCTTCTCATCTCTTGCGGAAAAAGTTCTTCTGGATCTTCTACCAGTTCTTCTCTTCCCTTGTTGATTGAATTCCAACTTCCCGGTCTTGGCCGCATGACGATTAGAAATGGAGTGACCCAGGAACTTAGTACCCTGGGAGTGAGAAAATATGGTGATCCATCCCCCCTTCTTCCCACGGATAAATTTCATCTAGGCTCTTGCACTAAGGCGATGACAGCGACCCTTGCCGCGATTTTAATCGAGGAAGGTAAGCTCAATTGGACCTCGCCTCTAAAAGAACTTCTTCCTGAGTTTAATCTACATGCTTCTTTTCAAAACATGACCTATGAAACCCTATTGGTTCACCGGGCAGGACTCTCAAGAGTTAAAGACGATTCCTTATTCAGAATGATTCAATCACCTTCTTATACCTCAACCAGTGCCCGAGAACTTATTACCCGCTCTGTCCTCGAAATTGCTCCTGTAACGACTCCGGGTTCGCGTTATGATTACAACAATACGAGCTACATCATCGCTGCCTATATTTTGGAAAAACTCACGGGAGAATCCTGGGAAACTCTCATGCGGGAAAAACTTTTTAATCCCCTTGATATGAAAAGTTGCGGCTTCGGTCCAACTTCACCAGAAAATACCTGGGCCCACAAAGGTCTCACACCTATTCATATTGACAACCCCGAAGGTTATGGGCCGGCAGCAAGAGTTCATTGCTCACTACCAGACTGGGGAAAATTTCTTCAGCAGCATGTTGATGGTTTCAATGGCAGCGACGGAATTGTACACGCTTCAACTTTTTTGAAACTTCACACTCGCGCTGGATCAGATCCTTATACTTATGGTGGATGGCTTCGCTATGAAAGATCCTGGGCCAATGGCCCCGCACTTACTCACGATGGATCTAATACGGTGAACTACGCCAAGGTTTGGCTCGCTCCAAAGCTTAAACTCATTATGGCGACAACTACTAACACAGGCGGAGCTGAAGCACAGAAAGCGACAGAATCAGTCATCTCAGACATGATAAATGGAATGCTGGCCTCCACATTGTTATAA
- a CDS encoding DUF1993 domain-containing protein — translation MLFDMTVPQFIKMLHNLDLILDKGAQLATEKKFEVDVLLNSRLTPNQFNLIKQVQIACDTAKLCAARLSGKEAPTHNDSEKTLPELKTRIAETISFLKTITAADFKDAATKHISQPRWEGKYLTGEEYVIHHAVPNIYFHVTTAYSILRHNGVEVGKKDYLGELPFKK, via the coding sequence ATGCTATTTGATATGACTGTTCCGCAATTCATTAAGATGCTACATAACCTTGACCTTATTTTGGATAAAGGTGCTCAACTTGCTACCGAGAAAAAGTTTGAAGTGGATGTACTTCTTAACTCTCGCCTTACTCCCAACCAATTCAATCTGATCAAACAAGTTCAGATTGCTTGTGATACGGCAAAGCTTTGTGCCGCTCGTTTATCTGGTAAAGAAGCTCCGACTCATAATGATTCAGAGAAAACACTTCCTGAACTTAAAACAAGAATTGCAGAAACAATCTCATTCTTAAAAACAATCACGGCAGCAGACTTTAAAGATGCTGCGACAAAACACATCTCTCAACCTCGTTGGGAAGGTAAGTATTTGACTGGTGAAGAGTATGTGATTCATCATGCTGTTCCAAACATCTACTTCCACGTAACAACTGCTTACTCAATCCTTCGCCACAATGGTGTTGAAGTTGGTAAGAAAGATTACCTAGGTGAACTACCGTTTAAGAAGTAA
- a CDS encoding DUF938 domain-containing protein, whose translation MEKPFSAACERNAGPILGVLKEHITHEHKRLLEIGSGTGQHAVYFAGEFPWMEWHPSDLKVNHAGMIQWFKEAKLQNILPPVKLDVGKDDFPKLKFDVVYTANTFHIMHWKECKSFMKLLGHRLREGSLAMIYGPFNYNGEFTSESNREFDQTLKARDPLSGIRSFEDVNNNMEKNGFELLEDQEMPANNRMLVYRRLKFVKS comes from the coding sequence ATGGAAAAACCATTTTCAGCTGCTTGTGAAAGAAATGCGGGCCCCATTCTTGGGGTCCTGAAAGAGCATATTACTCATGAGCATAAGCGTTTATTAGAGATTGGTTCAGGAACCGGCCAGCATGCGGTTTATTTCGCCGGTGAATTTCCCTGGATGGAATGGCATCCTTCGGATCTCAAAGTGAATCATGCAGGCATGATCCAGTGGTTTAAAGAGGCCAAGCTTCAGAACATCCTTCCTCCGGTGAAACTGGATGTGGGTAAGGATGATTTTCCAAAATTAAAGTTTGATGTAGTTTATACCGCCAACACGTTTCATATCATGCACTGGAAAGAGTGTAAGTCATTCATGAAGTTATTGGGGCACCGTTTGCGAGAGGGATCTCTTGCGATGATTTATGGTCCCTTTAACTATAACGGAGAGTTTACTTCTGAGAGTAACCGCGAGTTTGATCAGACTTTGAAAGCGAGAGACCCTCTAAGTGGGATTCGTTCTTTTGAAGATGTGAATAACAACATGGAGAAAAATGGCTTTGAGTTATTGGAGGATCAAGAGATGCCGGCCAATAACCGAATGCTGGTTTATCGCCGTCTTAAATTCGTAAAATCTTAG